In one Lachnospiraceae bacterium GAM79 genomic region, the following are encoded:
- the ilvB gene encoding biosynthetic-type acetolactate synthase large subunit: MAKKISGSEIVIECLKEQGVDIVFGYPGGAILNVYDALYKHQEEITHVLTSHEQGAAHAADGYARATGKVGVCMATSGPGATNLVTGIATAYMDSVPMVAITANVGVNMLGKDSFQEIDIAGVVMPITKHSFIVKNVEDLAPTIRRAFKIAKSGRPGPVLVDITKDVTAAETEYTYEEPAVIERKTDTIREEDVNKVIEMIKVSRRPYIMAGGGVIISGASEELKEFAEKVDAPVCDTLMGKGAYDGTSERYTGMIGMHGTKVSNLGVSRSDLVIVVGARFSDRVIGNASKFAPNAKIIHIDIDAAEIDKNIPANASIVGDAKEVLTILNSKLPTQSNRSWMAEIKDLTEKNPVTYDMDHLNGPATIKKIYEITEGNAIITTDVGQHQMWAAQNYTYKEPRTFLSSGGLGTMGYGVGAAIGAKYGRPDKTVVNIAGDGCFRMNMNEIATAARYKVPIIQVVLNNHVLGMVRQWQNLFYGQRYSNTVLDDSVDFVAVSKALGANASKITSIEEFETEFKKALTADGPTVLDVMIDSDDKVWPMVAPGAAIDTCFTDKDLDN, from the coding sequence ATGGCAAAGAAGATATCAGGTTCTGAGATAGTAATTGAATGTTTAAAAGAACAGGGTGTTGATATTGTGTTCGGGTATCCGGGGGGCGCGATTTTAAATGTCTATGATGCCTTATATAAGCATCAGGAAGAGATCACGCATGTACTTACATCGCATGAGCAGGGGGCAGCACATGCCGCTGACGGATATGCAAGAGCGACAGGTAAGGTCGGTGTCTGTATGGCTACATCCGGTCCCGGTGCAACAAACCTTGTAACGGGAATTGCAACTGCATATATGGATTCCGTTCCGATGGTTGCGATCACCGCAAATGTCGGAGTAAATATGCTCGGTAAAGACAGCTTTCAGGAGATTGACATTGCAGGTGTTGTAATGCCGATCACAAAGCACAGCTTTATCGTAAAAAATGTAGAAGACCTGGCACCGACGATCCGTCGTGCATTTAAGATCGCAAAGAGTGGAAGACCGGGTCCTGTTCTTGTTGATATCACAAAGGATGTTACAGCTGCAGAGACAGAGTATACATATGAAGAACCTGCAGTGATCGAACGTAAGACAGATACGATCCGGGAAGAAGACGTAAATAAAGTGATTGAGATGATCAAGGTATCCAGAAGACCATATATCATGGCAGGCGGCGGAGTGATCATTTCAGGAGCTTCCGAAGAATTAAAAGAATTTGCCGAGAAGGTAGATGCACCTGTATGTGACACACTTATGGGAAAGGGTGCATATGATGGTACAAGCGAGCGTTATACCGGCATGATCGGAATGCACGGAACCAAGGTATCGAATCTTGGAGTATCCAGATCTGATCTTGTGATCGTGGTAGGAGCACGTTTCTCCGACCGTGTAATCGGAAATGCTTCCAAGTTCGCACCAAATGCAAAGATCATCCATATTGATATCGATGCAGCCGAGATTGATAAGAATATTCCGGCAAATGCAAGCATTGTGGGTGATGCAAAAGAAGTTCTGACGATATTAAACAGTAAACTTCCAACTCAGTCAAATCGTTCCTGGATGGCAGAAATCAAGGATTTAACAGAGAAAAATCCGGTTACATACGACATGGATCACTTAAATGGACCGGCAACTATCAAAAAAATCTATGAAATTACCGAAGGAAATGCTATAATCACTACTGATGTAGGTCAGCACCAGATGTGGGCGGCACAGAATTACACTTATAAGGAGCCAAGAACCTTCCTTTCATCAGGAGGACTTGGTACTATGGGATATGGCGTCGGTGCAGCTATCGGTGCAAAATATGGCAGACCGGATAAGACTGTAGTAAATATCGCAGGAGATGGATGCTTCCGTATGAACATGAACGAGATCGCAACAGCGGCTCGTTATAAAGTACCGATCATTCAGGTGGTATTAAATAACCACGTTCTCGGAATGGTAAGACAGTGGCAGAATCTGTTCTACGGACAGCGGTATTCGAATACAGTATTAGATGATTCTGTTGATTTTGTAGCAGTATCAAAAGCACTTGGGGCAAATGCAAGTAAGATCACATCGATTGAAGAGTTTGAAACAGAGTTTAAGAAGGCATTGACAGCAGATGGTCCGACCGTACTGGATGTTATGATCGATTCCGATGATAAGGTATGGCCTATGGTAGCTCCGGGTGCTGCAATCGACACCTGTTTCACAGACAAAGATCTTGATAATTAA
- the serC gene encoding 3-phosphoserine/phosphohydroxythreonine transaminase, whose translation MARVFNFSAGPSMLPESVLREAAEEMLDYRGTGMSVMEMSHRSKAFDTIIKEAEQDLRDIMEIPDNYKVLFLQGGASQQFAAIPMNLMKNGVADYIITGQWAKKAYEEAKKYGKVNAVASSADKTFSYIPDCSDLPIDEDADYVYICHNNTIYGTTYHKLPNTKGKILVADMSSDILSQPVNVSDYGMIYFGVQKNVGPAGVVVAIIREDLIRDDVMPFTPTMLKYKTQADADSLYNTPPCYGIYICGKVFKWVKEMGGLAAMKEHNEKKAAILYNFLDSSKMFKGTVVKEDRSLMNVPFVTGDEELDAKFVKAATEAGFVNLKGHRTVGGMRASIYNAMPIEGVEKLVEFMKDFEEKNS comes from the coding sequence ATGGCAAGAGTATTTAACTTTTCAGCAGGTCCATCCATGCTTCCTGAATCTGTATTAAGAGAAGCAGCAGAAGAAATGCTTGACTACAGAGGAACAGGCATGAGTGTTATGGAGATGAGTCATCGATCGAAAGCATTCGATACGATCATCAAAGAGGCAGAACAGGATCTTCGTGATATCATGGAAATCCCTGATAATTACAAAGTATTATTCTTACAGGGTGGTGCTTCCCAGCAGTTCGCTGCAATTCCTATGAACCTTATGAAGAATGGTGTAGCTGATTACATTATCACAGGTCAGTGGGCAAAGAAAGCATACGAAGAAGCTAAAAAATATGGAAAGGTAAATGCTGTTGCTTCATCAGCAGATAAGACATTCTCATATATTCCGGATTGTTCTGATCTTCCGATTGATGAGGATGCAGATTATGTATATATCTGTCATAACAATACAATCTATGGAACTACATATCACAAGCTTCCAAATACAAAGGGCAAGATCCTGGTAGCAGATATGTCATCTGACATTCTGTCCCAGCCGGTCAATGTATCTGACTATGGTATGATCTACTTTGGTGTACAGAAGAATGTAGGCCCGGCCGGTGTAGTAGTTGCTATCATCCGTGAAGATCTGATCCGTGATGACGTTATGCCATTCACACCAACCATGTTAAAGTATAAGACACAGGCAGATGCTGATTCTCTTTACAATACACCACCATGCTACGGTATCTATATCTGTGGCAAGGTATTCAAATGGGTAAAAGAGATGGGTGGCCTTGCAGCTATGAAAGAGCACAATGAGAAGAAGGCAGCAATCCTTTATAATTTCTTAGACAGCTCTAAGATGTTCAAGGGAACTGTAGTAAAAGAGGATCGTTCTTTAATGAATGTTCCGTTTGTTACAGGTGATGAAGAATTAGATGCCAAGTTCGTAAAGGCTGCAACAGAAGCCGGTTTTGTAAACCTGAAGGGACACAGAACTGTTGGTGGTATGAGAGCATCCATCTACAATGCAATGCCAATCGAGGGTGTTGAGAAGTTAGTAGAATTCATGAAGGATTTCGAAGAGAAGAATTCATAA
- a CDS encoding phosphoglycerate dehydrogenase: MAVKVNCLNPIAACGMELLPDTYEITDNYADADAVLVRSASMHDLELSDKLLCVARAGAGVNNIPLDKCAEKGVVVFNTPGANANGVKELVVAGLLLASRDLMGGYNWVKDNASDENLAKAVEKQKKQYAGNEIAGKKLGVIGLGAIGAKVANIAVRLGMEVYGYDPFVSVDAAWGLSKYIKHITNVEDIYKECDYITIHVPALPATKGMLNADAFAMMKDGVRILNFARDVLVNDEDIKAALASGKVAKYVTDFPNPAIAGTENVIALPHLGASTEESEDNCAIMACKEIKDFMENGNIKNSVNYPNVNMGVCGDTARVTICHKNIPNMLTQFTGVFAKQGGNVSGMISQAKGEYAYSILDIDKVPTEDDINALLAIDGVIKVRAI, from the coding sequence ATGGCAGTTAAAGTGAATTGTTTAAATCCGATCGCTGCATGTGGCATGGAGCTGTTACCGGATACATATGAAATAACGGATAATTATGCAGACGCAGATGCAGTTCTGGTAAGAAGCGCATCCATGCATGATCTGGAGCTTTCAGATAAACTCCTGTGTGTTGCAAGAGCAGGTGCAGGTGTAAATAATATTCCGCTTGATAAATGCGCAGAAAAGGGTGTTGTAGTATTCAACACACCTGGTGCAAATGCAAATGGTGTTAAGGAACTGGTTGTAGCAGGTCTGCTTCTTGCTTCCCGTGATCTGATGGGCGGATACAACTGGGTAAAGGACAATGCTTCTGATGAGAACCTTGCAAAAGCAGTTGAGAAGCAGAAGAAGCAGTATGCAGGTAATGAGATTGCCGGCAAGAAGCTCGGTGTTATCGGTCTTGGTGCGATCGGTGCCAAGGTAGCAAATATCGCAGTCAGACTTGGAATGGAAGTATATGGTTATGATCCGTTTGTATCAGTTGATGCAGCATGGGGCTTATCCAAATACATCAAACATATTACAAATGTAGAAGATATCTATAAAGAATGTGATTATATCACAATCCATGTTCCTGCACTTCCTGCAACAAAGGGAATGTTGAATGCAGATGCATTTGCAATGATGAAGGATGGTGTCAGAATCCTGAACTTTGCAAGAGATGTTCTTGTGAATGATGAAGATATCAAGGCAGCACTTGCAAGTGGCAAGGTAGCAAAATATGTAACAGATTTCCCAAATCCGGCAATCGCAGGTACAGAAAATGTAATCGCATTACCACACCTTGGTGCCTCCACAGAAGAATCTGAAGATAACTGTGCGATCATGGCATGCAAGGAGATCAAGGACTTTATGGAGAATGGTAATATCAAGAACTCCGTAAACTATCCAAATGTAAATATGGGTGTATGCGGTGACACTGCCAGAGTTACGATCTGCCATAAGAATATTCCTAACATGCTGACACAGTTTACCGGAGTATTTGCAAAGCAGGGTGGAAATGTATCAGGAATGATCAGTCAGGCAAAGGGTGAATATGCATATTCAATCCTTGATATTGATAAGGTTCCTACAGAAGACGATATCAATGCATTACTTGCAATTGATGGCGTTATCAAAGTTCGTGCGATCTAA
- the asd gene encoding aspartate-semialdehyde dehydrogenase, whose translation MSDKLKVGILGATGMVGQRFIALLENHPWFEVVTVAASPRSAGKTYEEAVGDRWKMDTPMPEGVKKLIVHNVNEVEQVAATVDFVFSAVDMSKEEIKAIEEAYAKTETPVVSNNSAHRWTPDVPMVVPEINPEHMKVIDFQKKRLGTTRGFVAVKPNCSIQSYAPVLTAWKEFEPYEVVATTYQAISGAGKTFKDWPEMVGNIIPYIGGEEEKSEKEPLRIWGKIEDGVIVPATTPVITCQCIRVPVLNGHTAAVFVKFKKNPTKEQLIEKLVSYKGVPQELELPSAPKQFIQYLEEDNRPQVSMDVDFEHGMGISVGRLREDTVYDWKFVGLSHNTVRGAAGGAVLCAELLKAQGYITKK comes from the coding sequence ATGAGTGATAAACTGAAAGTCGGTATTCTTGGTGCTACCGGTATGGTAGGACAGAGATTTATAGCATTATTAGAGAATCATCCATGGTTTGAGGTTGTAACAGTGGCTGCAAGCCCAAGAAGTGCCGGAAAGACATATGAAGAGGCAGTCGGCGACAGATGGAAGATGGATACTCCGATGCCGGAGGGCGTTAAGAAGCTCATCGTTCATAATGTAAATGAAGTAGAACAGGTTGCTGCAACTGTAGATTTCGTATTCAGTGCAGTTGATATGTCAAAGGAAGAGATCAAGGCGATCGAAGAAGCATATGCAAAGACAGAGACTCCTGTAGTATCCAACAACTCAGCACACCGATGGACACCGGATGTTCCTATGGTAGTACCTGAGATCAATCCGGAGCATATGAAGGTCATTGATTTCCAGAAGAAGAGACTTGGAACAACCAGAGGCTTTGTAGCAGTAAAACCAAACTGCTCCATCCAGTCTTATGCGCCGGTTCTTACAGCATGGAAAGAGTTTGAACCATATGAGGTAGTTGCTACCACATATCAGGCAATTTCAGGTGCAGGTAAGACATTTAAGGACTGGCCGGAAATGGTTGGAAATATCATTCCATATATCGGTGGAGAAGAAGAAAAGTCAGAGAAGGAACCACTTCGTATCTGGGGTAAGATCGAGGATGGTGTGATCGTTCCTGCAACAACACCGGTTATCACATGTCAGTGTATCCGTGTCCCTGTATTAAACGGACACACAGCAGCTGTATTTGTTAAGTTCAAGAAGAATCCTACAAAGGAACAGTTGATCGAAAAACTGGTATCCTATAAGGGCGTTCCTCAGGAACTTGAGCTTCCGAGCGCACCAAAGCAGTTTATCCAGTATCTGGAAGAAGACAATCGTCCACAGGTATCAATGGATGTTGACTTTGAACACGGTATGGGAATCAGCGTTGGCCGTCTTCGTGAAGACACTGTATATGACTGGAAGTTTGTTGGTTTATCCCATAATACAGTCAGAGGTGCAGCAGGTGGTGCTGTTCTTTGCGCAGAGCTGTTGAAGGCACAGGGATATATTACAAAGAAATAA
- a CDS encoding glycosyltransferase family 2 protein, producing MRHSTNHTFVVCAYKESPYLEECIRSLVAQTVRSNIEIYTSTPNEHIRNIGEKYHIPVYVNEEAGQGIQADWNYAYNHAKTDYVTVAHQDDVYEPEYVRAFLKCIKTYDDWSIYYTDYTPIKHGDSSKRDVNSKIRRLLRFPVKNRRKANKIWRKKLTLCLGNSIVCPLVTYNKKRLGDTVFTSEYGFNLDWDTFYKLACQPGRFLYMDMVLGHYRVHDGATSKDFIENHNREIEDQSMFEKFWPKWVVKVIMVFYRLAYRTYD from the coding sequence ATGCGACATTCGACGAATCACACATTTGTTGTCTGTGCTTATAAAGAGTCACCATATCTGGAAGAATGTATCCGGTCATTGGTAGCACAGACTGTAAGATCAAATATCGAAATCTATACATCAACGCCTAATGAACATATCAGAAATATTGGTGAGAAATATCATATTCCTGTATATGTAAACGAAGAAGCGGGACAGGGAATACAGGCAGACTGGAATTATGCATATAATCATGCAAAGACAGATTATGTAACTGTTGCTCATCAGGATGATGTGTATGAACCGGAGTATGTCCGCGCTTTCTTAAAATGTATAAAGACATATGATGATTGGAGCATATACTATACTGATTATACACCGATCAAGCATGGGGACAGTAGCAAGCGGGATGTAAACAGTAAAATCCGAAGGCTTCTTCGTTTTCCTGTAAAGAATCGTAGAAAGGCGAATAAAATCTGGCGGAAGAAATTAACTCTCTGTCTGGGTAATTCAATCGTATGTCCGCTTGTTACATATAACAAGAAACGACTTGGTGATACTGTGTTTACATCGGAATATGGGTTTAATCTCGACTGGGATACCTTCTACAAGCTGGCATGCCAGCCGGGAAGGTTCTTATATATGGATATGGTACTCGGTCATTACCGCGTCCATGATGGCGCCACCAGTAAGGACTTTATAGAGAACCATAACCGCGAGATCGAAGACCAGAGCATGTTCGAGAAGTTCTGGCCGAAATGGGTTGTGAAGGTGATCATGGTGTTCTACCGGCTGGCGTATAGGACGTATGATTAG
- a CDS encoding glycosyltransferase family 2 protein, with product MRDILYIVVPCYNEEAVIDETTKRLTEKLKNLIITERISEKSRILYVNDGSKDNTWTIIERLYNENEFVTGLTLSRNRGHQNALLAGLFEAKEYADMIISMDADLQDDIDVIDKFVDEYYNGSQIVYGVRKSRKTDTFFKRTTAIAFYKLMRMMGVELVYNHADYRLMSKRAVEELEQYKEVNLFLRGLVPLIGFKSSVVEYDRGKRYAGESKYPLKKMIFFAIDGITSTSVKPIRMITALGFITAFISVIFLIYVIIGHLVGHTVLGWTTIIVLVCLFGGMQIMCIGIVGEYVGKIYLETKKRPRYIVEEKKLK from the coding sequence ATGAGAGATATATTATATATTGTTGTACCTTGCTATAACGAGGAAGCAGTTATTGATGAAACAACAAAAAGATTAACAGAAAAATTGAAAAATTTAATTATAACAGAGCGCATATCGGAAAAAAGCCGCATTTTATATGTAAATGATGGTTCTAAAGATAATACATGGACTATTATTGAGCGATTGTATAACGAAAACGAATTTGTTACCGGATTAACGCTATCCAGAAACAGAGGACATCAGAATGCATTGTTAGCAGGTCTGTTCGAGGCAAAAGAGTATGCGGACATGATTATATCAATGGATGCAGATTTGCAGGATGATATAGATGTTATTGATAAATTTGTAGATGAATATTATAACGGTTCTCAGATAGTTTATGGAGTTAGAAAATCCAGAAAGACGGATACTTTTTTTAAACGGACGACGGCGATAGCTTTTTATAAATTGATGCGTATGATGGGAGTTGAATTAGTTTATAATCATGCTGATTATCGATTGATGAGCAAGAGGGCAGTAGAGGAACTGGAGCAATATAAAGAAGTAAATTTATTTTTACGTGGACTTGTACCATTGATTGGCTTTAAAAGTTCTGTTGTGGAATATGACAGAGGTAAGAGATATGCAGGGGAGAGCAAATATCCTTTAAAGAAAATGATCTTTTTTGCAATAGATGGCATAACATCAACGAGTGTAAAACCTATAAGAATGATTACAGCCCTTGGATTTATAACAGCATTTATTAGTGTAATATTTTTGATTTATGTTATAATAGGACATTTAGTTGGACATACTGTATTAGGATGGACGACCATTATTGTATTAGTTTGTCTGTTTGGAGGTATGCAGATTATGTGCATTGGAATAGTTGGGGAGTATGTAGGAAAAATATATCTTGAAACGAAGAAAAGGCCGAGATATATTGTTGAGGAGAAAAAGCTAAAATAA
- a CDS encoding FkbM family methyltransferase, whose protein sequence is MQRLPYKLAQNDLEFILCELSGRLKKKKIINYLARQDNPDYMKIAKYLNDNKVNVFPYKFTEQYKSSDISIKKDKTSNLYFTNYHNFDIYLKPAFTNKYRAARYFKNILLEQDTQSPHRYTTEEFHPQKDSVILDIGGAEGFFPIDYIDAVKKVYIFECSNEWIQALEKTYKNYKDKVVIIKKFVSSYSDDTHISLDDFIKEKHLENENLFIKIDAEGSEPDIIKGGSFLFSSKQSIQLALCVYHCAWHEKYFRELFHNWNICSSNGYMLYYYDFYFSEPYVRTGVLRIWN, encoded by the coding sequence ATGCAAAGATTACCATATAAACTAGCTCAAAACGATTTGGAATTTATTTTATGTGAATTATCCGGCCGATTAAAAAAGAAAAAAATAATCAATTACCTAGCCAGACAAGATAACCCTGACTACATGAAAATAGCTAAATATTTAAACGATAATAAAGTAAATGTATTTCCATATAAATTTACAGAGCAATACAAATCTTCTGATATTTCTATCAAAAAAGATAAGACAAGTAATTTATATTTTACAAATTATCATAATTTTGATATTTATTTAAAACCTGCATTTACAAATAAATACCGTGCTGCACGCTATTTTAAAAATATCCTACTTGAGCAGGACACGCAATCACCACATCGATATACAACAGAAGAATTTCATCCTCAAAAAGATAGTGTAATTCTTGATATTGGTGGTGCTGAAGGTTTTTTCCCTATTGATTATATCGACGCTGTAAAGAAAGTATACATTTTTGAATGCTCTAATGAATGGATTCAGGCACTGGAAAAAACATACAAAAACTACAAAGATAAAGTTGTCATAATTAAAAAATTTGTTTCATCCTATTCTGATGATACACACATTTCCCTTGATGATTTTATAAAAGAAAAACATCTTGAAAATGAAAATTTATTCATTAAAATCGACGCCGAAGGAAGCGAACCAGACATTATCAAAGGCGGATCATTTCTTTTCTCTTCTAAACAATCAATTCAACTTGCACTATGCGTCTATCACTGTGCATGGCATGAAAAATATTTTAGGGAACTATTTCACAACTGGAATATCTGCTCATCGAATGGTTATATGCTATACTATTACGATTTTTACTTCTCAGAACCATATGTCCGTACAGGTGTCCTAAGGATATGGAATTAA